AGATCATCCAAAGCTACAAATGAGACGCATGAAACGGCGATCCCGCCTCGGACTGCATAAACGCCGGTATCGGATGCCGGTCCTTGCGGCTGCCCTAAGTTTCATCGGCTTTGCCGTACTGGCCGGGCCGAACGTCGCCGGGGCGGATACTTCGCCCTGGTCACAATGGGTGGGCGGCGACACGATGACGGGTGATTGGGGAGGACTTCGCGCCGCGCTGCTGGATCACGGGCTCAAGATTTCCGGCGGTTATGATGCTGAAGGGTGGGGCAACATCACCGGCGGCTTTGAGCGGGGAGCGGTATATACGGGCCTCCTTTACGTCGCCCTCCAGCTCGATCTTCAGAAGGCGATGGGGTGGCCGGGCGCAAGCTTCGACACCAGATGGCTGTGGATAACCGGCCAGGACGCGTCCAGGGACCTCGCCGGGAACTTCCTCACGATTTCGAGCATCGCCGGCTACAACTCGGTGCGTGCTTACGAACTCTGGCTTCAGCAAAACTGGCTGGATGACGCCGTTTCTCTCCGCCTCGGGCAGATCGCGGCCGATACGGACTTCTTCGTTTCGAAATACGCCTCCACATTTCTCAATAATACCTTCGGGTGGCCTGCCTCCATGGGTTCGAATCTACCCGGGGGCGGCCCGGGATACCCGATCGGCACCCTGGGCGTCCGCCTGGCGCTCAATCCGGTGGGTTGGTTTACTTTCCAAACGGCGGTTTTCCAGGGCAACGTCTACCCGCAGAACGTTAACCTCCATGGGTTCCGCTGGCGGCTGAATGGCGCAAACGGGTTCTTCTTCCTTAATGAAGCGCAATTGCGTTGGAACCAGCGCGCCGAGGACACGGGGCTTCCGGGTCAATTCAGCGCCGGAGCGTGGTATCACACGGCCCGATTTGCCAGGTCTGACGACGCAGGTTCCGTGCGCGGAAATTACGGCGTCTACGCCATGCTCGATCAGATGGTGTATCGCGAACCCGGCGAAATGGCCGCTCCGTCCGCGGCTCCTCAATCAGATGGAAAAAAGGTCGCCGGCGCTACCGGTGCAAACGGAGGCGCGCCGGTCGTAAAGAAATCAGACCAGGGACTTGGAGTTTTCGGCCGCATCGCTTATGAGCCCCAGGATCGTAATTTCATCGGACTCTATTTCGATACAGGGCTGACCTATAAGGGCCTGATTCCCACCCGCGACGCGGACACCATAGGGGTGGCCTTTGCGTACGCGCAGTTGAGCTCGGGCGCCAAACGGGCGGCGAGGGCAGCGGGCGCGGTTGGGGCGAGTGCGGAGATGGCGCTCGAAGCCACCTACCAGGCGCAAATCACCCCGTGGCTGGGCGTCCAGCCGGACCTGCAATACATCATCAACCCCGGCGGCAGCCAGGACCTCGACAACGCCCTCGTCCTGGGCTGCCGCGTCGCGGTCACCTTTTAATGCCATTCAGACCGTGATGTCGGTCGGGTGCCGGCGCAGGGGGTGGGCGCCGCGCAGGGTCGGCATCCGGCATAAAGCCGCTCGAAGACTCGCTTTTTATTCCGTTGCCTCCCTTTGGCGCATCGCTCCGGTTCGGCTGTAAGGGTAACTGTTTTTTGCGTTCGAAAGGGCTCGCGCCCTTCCGGAGCGCAAAAGCGTCATCAGGCCCCGACCGGCGCGTCCATCATCGAAACGTGGTCGATGGCGTGAAACGGCACGAACAGGATGATGCCCTCGGCGTTGACAATCGCGCAGGCATTTTTACCCACGCTCATGCGCTCCACCGTCTCAATGGCGTAGGCCTGACCCTCCCTCGTTGTCACCACAAACGGTACGAATGGAACTCGGCGTAAGATCCGGGGAAGCAGCGGGATTTGGCCGTGAAGCCAATTCAGCGTCCCGGTCGTATTCCACCGCCCTCACGGGCGTTTGGGGTTTAGCGTGCCGGCAAGGGTGATCTCGAGGTTTACCCTGTCGCTTACCCGAAGCACAAACGTGCTCGGATCCTTCATGCCCCAGCTGACGTAAGGCACCACCAATTTTGCCGCCGCGGTAACCCGGCCGTCCTGTACCGTCACCCTGGCAGGAAGGCTAACCTCGTGATCCTGGCCATGAAGCCGCAAGGTGCCGTGCACCACCACCTGATGCTCGCCCTCCAGGGACCCGAGACCGCTGACCCGGTCAGGCAAAAACACCGCCCGGGGAAATCGGTCGCTTCCCAACACGCTCTCGTGCATCTGCCGATCGCGCGCTTCCACGCCCGTGTTGCCGCTTTTGACGTCGACGACGACCTGCCCCCCGGCTTTCCCGCTGACGGCGTCCAAGCGAACCGTGCCGCCCTCGACCCTGAACGTGCCGTGGACGGTGTGCAGGGTGGCGCCCAGGGTGAATTGGACGTTGCTGCGGGCCGGGTCGACGCCGATCGTGACCTCGCGGGGGAATGGGGTGACCTTTTCAGCCGCCGGTAACGTCGCGGCAACCCACAACGTGAAGGCGGCAAACAGGGCGGAAAGCGCGGTTTTCATGGTTTTGGCGCCCGCGGCCGTTTCGGGGCATTCGGCGCATGCCCCGAGCATTACGCGAACGGGGGGCGTTTGCACAATCGAAAGCTTCGTCCGCCTGCTGGGAGCAAGGCTGGCGCGAACCGAACGGCCGCGTTGCGCCGCTTTGGCCCGGTGACCTTAAACCGCATTGTTTGTGGGAAAAAGGGTGCGCCCGCGGGGCGAGTTCGAAGTGTTCATGCGAGCCTCTTCGTTACTACCTGGTCCGCATTCGTGAAAGTGAGATGGCGCCTTTCTACCGAGGGCACCCGAGTGACTGACCGTTCATTCTTCGGGTCCCTGCGCGTTTGCTGACGGCTTCGTGATCCGGTCCACCAATCCGGTGAACCCAGCCTCTTTGCGAGCGGCCGCCAGGGCCTGGAGTTGCGCGACCTGTTCACGGGAGAACTCGGGGCTGACCACCGTGCCCAACGCCCGCGCTTCGGCCTGGATCCGTTCCGCCGCTTCCGGTAAGCGGTCGGGGCCGGCCAGCCGAAAAGATGCGGCCGACAACGGCCCAAACAGCAGCGCCCGAGCCAGGAGGGGCCACTGGCTTAGCTCGGGTTCCACGCCCGCTTCGCGCGCAAAGCGCAGCGCGATCAAATGCATCGCCTGCGGCTGCGAGCCGCCTCGCTTGGGCGGTTGGGCCGCCAGGGCCGCCTCCATCTGACTCGGCGGCGGAAGCGGCCGAAGCCCGCTCCAGGCGTACGCGATCCAGCGGGCTTGCAACTCCAGGGGTGGGAAATAGGGCCCGGTTTGTTCCCACAAACCCACAAAGGCAAGACCCGGCAAATCCGGATGGAACGTGAAGTGGTAAAGTTCCGCGTCCTGAGCGTCGTTCAGCCGGAGCGTGCGGCGGATCGCGGCGCTCAAGAACGGCAAACTCAACTCGAAGCCGGTGCCCAGGATGATCGCATCGAACTCTTCGGCGCTTTCGTCGCTGAATCGAACCCTCGGGCCCTCGATGAGGCGCAGCCAGGGTTTAACAACGATGCGGCCCTCCGCCACCAATGGCAGGAAGTGCTGGCTCAACCCCCGCCCCACCGTCAGGAAATCGCCGTCCGGCGGCCGCGCGCCGAACCGCTCCGGGCTGCCGAACGCCCGCAGGATGTGGTCCTGAGTGGCCTTGGCCAGGGCTTCCCTCGGCGTGACCTCCGCAGACAGGGCCGCAAAGCGGGTAAAGGCGAGCGTGTCGCTGGGGACCCCGGCCACCAGCTTGGGCACAACGTAGCGCTGGCGTCGGTAGGTCGAGACGACGCGCGCGGCGCCCAGCATTGCCAGGTCGCTGGCAATTTCCAGGGCGCTGATGGCGCAACCCACCACGAGCACCCGTTGACCGCGGAAACCCTCCGGGCGCTTGTAGTGAAGGCTGTGGAGTGCTCCGCCTCGGCCGCAAAACGATTCCAGTCCGGGCAGGGGCGGGATCAGCGGCGTGGTAAACCTGCCGGAAGCCACCACCACGTACGGAAAGGTCTCGCTTCGAGCCTCGGCGCCGCTGTTGGACCCGATCACCCAACCGCCACCTCGAGGGTCACGCTCGATCGTTTCGACCCGGGTGGCGTACCGAATGTGGCGAAGGAGGTCAAACGTTTGGGCATAGCGCCCCAGATAGGAAAGGATCTCCCCGTTGGAGGGGAAGATTGCCCCCTTGGGTTCGGGCGCGAGGTCGCTAAAGCAAGTCAGCCATCGGCTGGTGTTGGTCACCATGGAAGGCCAAACCCCGCTGTGAGGCGAGCGCGCGTTCCACTGTCCCCCCAGCGCATCATTTTGCTCAAAGAGCACCGGTTCCCAGCCGTGCTGCTTGAGGAATTTGGCGACCACCAGGCCGCCCGGCCCGCTTCCAATGATGGCGACCAGGCGCCGCGCCGGGGCTGGCCGAATCGAATCACCGCTTTGATTTGCGACGCTCATCAGAAAAGGGCAGGGGCGTGGCCCCGCCGGGCGGAAGGTGGTGGACGTACTTTTGATGCGTGCGGCATGGGATTGGGCGCGCTGGTCCAAAGGGTATCCCAACCGGCAGCGGATGGGGGAGTGGAAAAAATGGCGAGGGGTAAGTTCGGGGGTAAAGGTCTCCCGGCACTTCGGGTACACGCGTAGGAAAATCTCCTGCGGGCCTCTTTCCAGCACCCTCAGCCGTAATGAAGAGAATCGCTGGGATCAGGTCGGAAGGCCCTTTGTCAAGGCATTTTCCAGGGTAAGGGCAGCTTGAACGCCAGCACCCAGCAGCTCCAGAGGCAAAGGCACGCCATAAGCCCGCACGCCACGTAAAGCGGTAGGTACCACGCATCCCGGTACCGGCCTTTTTGGGCCAGAAAAATGATCCCGGCGATGCACAACAGGCCCGGGAACACGACCATGATAAACGCGATGCCGAGGGGAATCAGGATTTGAGCCATCTCACAAGGATGCACCGTTCGTTCGCCGGATCATAGGCGACCGTACCTTCGACGGCCTGACCCCTGGCCGAGCCGCGCTTTGGCTCCCTTGACGCTGGAGCCCCGGTTCGGGTGCAAGGGTATCTGCTTTTTGCGTTCGAAAGGGCTTCGCGCTTCCGGGCACAAAAACGGTACCAACTCCCTCAAGCGTCACCCGACAGCAGGGCGGACATGTCAACCTCAACGCCCGCTAAAGCCTGCGGCGACACCTTGCCTTCCCTGATGATTCTCGTTTCGTAGCGGTCGCCGCTCAGCATAAAGACCCGCAGGCACCGGTGACGAACGTCAACTACCCAGTATTCCGGGACGCGGGCCCGCCGGTAGAGGTCCGCTTTGTAGCCCAGGTCGTGGGTGAGGCTGCTGTCGGCGATTTCGATCACCAGCAGGGTATCGGCCGGGGTGGCCTGTTGGCGTCGGCCGAGGGTGGGCCGGTACAGCACCAGGTCCGGTTCGGGCACGTTGTGAGGCCGGATGACCAGGGACCGGCCGGGACCGACCTTGAAGCGCCCGGCGCTTTGCATCACGAAGGCTTCGTTAAGTTCGGC
The Verrucomicrobiota bacterium DNA segment above includes these coding regions:
- a CDS encoding carbohydrate porin produces the protein MKRRSRLGLHKRRYRMPVLAAALSFIGFAVLAGPNVAGADTSPWSQWVGGDTMTGDWGGLRAALLDHGLKISGGYDAEGWGNITGGFERGAVYTGLLYVALQLDLQKAMGWPGASFDTRWLWITGQDASRDLAGNFLTISSIAGYNSVRAYELWLQQNWLDDAVSLRLGQIAADTDFFVSKYASTFLNNTFGWPASMGSNLPGGGPGYPIGTLGVRLALNPVGWFTFQTAVFQGNVYPQNVNLHGFRWRLNGANGFFFLNEAQLRWNQRAEDTGLPGQFSAGAWYHTARFARSDDAGSVRGNYGVYAMLDQMVYREPGEMAAPSAAPQSDGKKVAGATGANGGAPVVKKSDQGLGVFGRIAYEPQDRNFIGLYFDTGLTYKGLIPTRDADTIGVAFAYAQLSSGAKRAARAAGAVGASAEMALEATYQAQITPWLGVQPDLQYIINPGGSQDLDNALVLGCRVAVTF
- a CDS encoding NAD(P)-binding domain-containing protein; amino-acid sequence: MSVANQSGDSIRPAPARRLVAIIGSGPGGLVVAKFLKQHGWEPVLFEQNDALGGQWNARSPHSGVWPSMVTNTSRWLTCFSDLAPEPKGAIFPSNGEILSYLGRYAQTFDLLRHIRYATRVETIERDPRGGGWVIGSNSGAEARSETFPYVVVASGRFTTPLIPPLPGLESFCGRGGALHSLHYKRPEGFRGQRVLVVGCAISALEIASDLAMLGAARVVSTYRRQRYVVPKLVAGVPSDTLAFTRFAALSAEVTPREALAKATQDHILRAFGSPERFGARPPDGDFLTVGRGLSQHFLPLVAEGRIVVKPWLRLIEGPRVRFSDESAEEFDAIILGTGFELSLPFLSAAIRRTLRLNDAQDAELYHFTFHPDLPGLAFVGLWEQTGPYFPPLELQARWIAYAWSGLRPLPPPSQMEAALAAQPPKRGGSQPQAMHLIALRFAREAGVEPELSQWPLLARALLFGPLSAASFRLAGPDRLPEAAERIQAEARALGTVVSPEFSREQVAQLQALAAARKEAGFTGLVDRITKPSANAQGPEE
- a CDS encoding YceI family protein, which produces MKTALSALFAAFTLWVAATLPAAEKVTPFPREVTIGVDPARSNVQFTLGATLHTVHGTFRVEGGTVRLDAVSGKAGGQVVVDVKSGNTGVEARDRQMHESVLGSDRFPRAVFLPDRVSGLGSLEGEHQVVVHGTLRLHGQDHEVSLPARVTVQDGRVTAAAKLVVPYVSWGMKDPSTFVLRVSDRVNLEITLAGTLNPKRP
- a CDS encoding Uma2 family endonuclease, coding for MTTFIQPPPVRFDAVYRFTVEDFYRLVEAGILEEDARVELLDGQLIPMAPIGPEHHWILAELNEAFVMQSAGRFKVGPGRSLVIRPHNVPEPDLVLYRPTLGRRQQATPADTLLVIEIADSSLTHDLGYKADLYRRARVPEYWVVDVRHRCLRVFMLSGDRYETRIIREGKVSPQALAGVEVDMSALLSGDA